A stretch of the Amycolatopsis sp. BJA-103 genome encodes the following:
- a CDS encoding HEXXH motif domain-containing protein, with protein MSPPAEARPAFHRLSWRDFDALARLDGDEDMARRLRRAERSRRKLLIHALLTEATKTSDHSGPLPSLDSAWELLARAEARAPRAVNRMLTNPYTGSWAGYTTRLLRNGIDGVGPLWMHLGHAHAIAAAAAIRAELDFETAIPVWHGNAILPSLGMARFPGTEPFSSAIVRGANGRYSVSGAGTTVRLPSAHDSDAPGWWGIRRVRSQVGAHRFSLWLDDLDPYRGLYEPVPPERLPGKDLADWQGLIDEACRLIAAHLPGLARIMPVGLASLVPKPQVLFRNPSASTGEAFGSAVVGLPSDGASLADTLIHEFQHIVLGGLLHLVELYEPDPRERIYVAWRDDPRPLSGALQGVYAFFGVTAFWRALHQSGESPRRSGFEFAFWRRQTWRTLQVLRVDSTLTAAGRRFLDDIAERLGPWQDEPVPTEASTLATAACRDHLAGWRARHLRPDPSMVSGLAAAWLSGRPRPPATFDATDLPPTPVPDGGWSHARTDLIRLTVGGTPLSPDGRPPAVPGATAADFAYAAGDFLEAINGYREELARDPDRPASLVGLGLALSARGPHPAARALLHCPEIVRAVHRPLRAVPRPPTVEQLASWIGQLVPD; from the coding sequence ATGTCGCCACCGGCCGAAGCTCGCCCCGCGTTCCATCGCTTGTCGTGGCGTGACTTCGACGCACTCGCGCGCCTTGACGGCGACGAGGACATGGCCCGCCGTCTGCGACGGGCCGAGCGCAGTCGTCGTAAACTGCTGATCCACGCACTGCTGACCGAGGCGACGAAAACCTCGGATCACTCAGGCCCGTTGCCATCGCTGGATTCCGCGTGGGAACTCCTCGCACGTGCCGAAGCACGGGCACCCCGGGCGGTGAACCGGATGCTCACCAATCCGTACACCGGGAGCTGGGCGGGCTACACGACTCGGCTGCTGCGCAACGGAATCGACGGCGTGGGGCCTTTGTGGATGCATTTGGGGCACGCGCACGCGATCGCGGCGGCCGCGGCGATCCGGGCGGAACTGGACTTCGAGACCGCCATCCCGGTCTGGCACGGAAACGCCATCCTTCCTTCGCTGGGGATGGCCAGATTCCCCGGTACGGAACCGTTTTCTTCGGCCATCGTGCGAGGCGCGAACGGCCGGTACTCCGTTTCGGGCGCCGGAACCACGGTCCGCTTGCCGAGCGCGCATGACTCCGATGCCCCGGGTTGGTGGGGAATCCGGCGGGTGCGGAGCCAGGTCGGCGCACACCGCTTCTCGCTGTGGCTGGACGATCTCGATCCCTATCGCGGACTTTACGAGCCGGTCCCACCCGAAAGGCTGCCGGGCAAGGATCTGGCGGACTGGCAGGGGCTGATAGACGAGGCCTGCCGTCTGATCGCCGCCCATCTGCCCGGCCTGGCCCGCATCATGCCGGTGGGCTTGGCCTCGCTCGTACCGAAACCCCAGGTGCTCTTCCGGAATCCGAGCGCGTCGACCGGGGAGGCGTTCGGCAGTGCGGTGGTGGGCCTGCCTTCCGACGGAGCCTCTCTCGCCGACACCTTGATCCACGAGTTCCAGCACATCGTGCTCGGCGGCCTGCTGCACCTCGTCGAATTGTACGAGCCGGATCCACGGGAGCGGATCTACGTGGCTTGGCGGGATGACCCACGGCCCCTGAGCGGGGCCCTGCAAGGGGTCTACGCTTTCTTCGGGGTAACGGCCTTTTGGCGCGCACTGCACCAGTCCGGGGAGAGCCCCCGGCGCTCCGGCTTCGAATTCGCGTTCTGGCGCCGTCAGACGTGGCGAACCCTGCAAGTCCTACGGGTGGACTCGACCTTGACCGCCGCGGGGCGACGCTTCCTCGACGATATCGCGGAACGTCTCGGCCCCTGGCAGGACGAACCCGTACCGACGGAAGCGAGCACGCTGGCCACGGCCGCATGCCGGGATCACCTCGCGGGCTGGCGCGCCCGTCACCTTCGCCCGGATCCGTCGATGGTCAGCGGACTCGCGGCCGCCTGGCTGAGCGGACGGCCCCGTCCGCCTGCCACCTTCGACGCGACCGATCTTCCCCCGACGCCGGTACCGGACGGCGGCTGGTCCCACGCCAGGACGGACCTGATCCGGCTCACCGTCGGCGGCACACCGCTCTCGCCGGACGGGCGACCGCCGGCGGTTCCCGGCGCCACGGCAGCGGATTTCGCTTATGCCGCGGGCGACTTCCTCGAAGCCATCAACGGCTACCGAGAGGAACTCGCCAGGGATCCGGACCGGCCCGCCTCGCTGGTCGGGCTGGGCCTCGCGCTCTCGGCGCGAGGCCCCCATCCCGCCGCCCGTGCGTTGCTGCACTGTCCCGAAATCGTCCGGGCGGTGCATCGACCCTTGCGAGCCGTTCCGCGGCCGCCGACCGTGGAACAGCTCGCCTCGTGGATCGGCCAACTCGTACCGGACTGA
- a CDS encoding GntR family transcriptional regulator, whose amino-acid sequence MPLKVVVDTDLGIAPWRQVRDQVVRLITAGALAPGTRLPPIRQLARDLALSSGTVARVYRELEENGWVHTARAKGTVVAELADRPGKAVLLRAAADEYARAVRELGADTDAALAAVLESLQ is encoded by the coding sequence ATGCCACTGAAGGTGGTCGTCGACACGGATCTCGGGATCGCGCCGTGGCGGCAGGTCCGGGACCAGGTCGTCCGGTTGATCACCGCCGGTGCGCTCGCGCCGGGCACTCGGTTGCCGCCCATCCGGCAACTCGCCAGGGATCTGGCCCTGTCTTCGGGCACCGTGGCGCGGGTCTACCGGGAACTGGAAGAGAACGGCTGGGTGCACACCGCGCGCGCCAAGGGCACGGTCGTCGCCGAACTCGCCGACCGTCCCGGCAAAGCGGTCCTGCTGCGAGCCGCCGCGGACGAGTACGCCCGGGCCGTCCGGGAGCTCGGTGCCGACACCGACGCGGCGCTGGCCGCCGTGCTGGAGTCACTCCAATGA
- a CDS encoding Crp/Fnr family transcriptional regulator, translating to MTGSAAAEYGIWKRLTPAEQSALRGAGHVKVWQPGQILALQGSPPTSMFVVLRGWVKISATNYRGEDAPLAARGPAEIVGEVAPISGLPRSATMSAIDEVHTLVVSREKFLGVLRDRPRIAEEIFRTAAIRLQQSDRLRLESGGPDFPQRLAAVLLELALQHALDWSDGKQVDLRFNQGELAGFARVSRSTLIRGLEELRKLGVVHTARQRVTITRPRALRELAAGRPPPAEEA from the coding sequence ATGACAGGTTCCGCTGCGGCCGAGTACGGGATCTGGAAACGGCTGACACCCGCCGAGCAGTCCGCCCTCCGCGGCGCGGGGCATGTGAAGGTATGGCAGCCCGGCCAGATCCTCGCCCTCCAGGGCAGTCCGCCCACGAGCATGTTCGTCGTCCTGCGCGGCTGGGTGAAGATCAGCGCCACCAACTATCGCGGCGAAGACGCCCCGCTCGCCGCCCGCGGACCCGCGGAAATCGTGGGCGAGGTGGCGCCGATCAGCGGGCTCCCCCGTTCCGCCACCATGTCGGCGATCGACGAGGTGCACACCCTGGTCGTGTCGCGGGAGAAATTCCTCGGCGTGCTGCGCGACCGGCCTCGCATCGCCGAGGAGATCTTCCGTACCGCGGCGATCCGGCTGCAACAATCCGATCGGCTGCGTCTCGAGTCCGGCGGACCGGATTTCCCCCAGCGCCTCGCCGCGGTCCTCCTGGAACTGGCCCTGCAGCACGCCCTCGACTGGTCGGACGGGAAACAGGTCGATCTTCGCTTCAACCAAGGGGAATTGGCGGGGTTCGCCCGCGTCTCCCGCAGCACCCTGATCCGCGGCCTCGAAGAACTCCGGAAGCTGGGCGTGGTGCACACCGCGCGCCAGCGCGTCACCATCACCCGGCCTCGCGCACTCCGAGAATTGGCCGCCGGACGGCCACCACCGGCGGAAGAGGCCTGA
- a CDS encoding phosphocholine-specific phospholipase C: MRRRTLLKAAGAASAFTLLPESVRQALAADAPTGGLDVIEHVVVFMQENRSFDHYLGTLRGVRGFNDPAAIKLPSGASVFQQPDGGGTLLPYAIDDQFMADVDHSWSGGHRAWNKGRHDAWRAAKGVRSLTYHTRSALRFYHELADAFTVCDAYHCSELGPTNPNRLYLFTGKLGFEPDGTTRAIGNDAWQNPGHTGYTWKTYAERLQAAGRSWRVYQEWDNYGDNSLDYFSSFLAVGAKALSKVKDSSGKAFPKLEYLYYALDSASAAERTRLLDGLAAGVATLTAGERALYDRGLARVAPKQLLNAFKADVDAGRLPSVSWIVAPESQTEHPAWGPNTGADLVKSILDTIASKPGVWNKTLFLLTYDEDGGFFDHMPPPAPPASDDEGKSSVATTDEFVSGEPIGLGVRVPMFVISPWSRGGKVCSEVFDHTSVLRFLERWSGVGEPNISPWRRTVCGDLTSALDTTAPSATYPALTKPVPTSGPWNTQPQPPSVQKPPIPESGVKTARPLPYQVTASGRVTAERFWIDFGNTGAAGAHFYVYATAHRTDGPWRYTVGAGASLSDYWQAGSPDGAYDLTTHGPNGFLRRFAGNRITATTGGKPNPEVVLRPGPGVVYLKMTNAGAACQLTVRTGNRGGGPWTYSVAPGATVEDWFSTEGGMSGWYDLSVQGPDGFLRRFAGHVETGAETISDPVMGSGPLAATVRSADSQETSGESGAATNAVDGNPATHWHTKWSGGEDPLPHELQLDLGAARTVTGLTYLPRQDGSAHGRVGGYEIHLSTDGSAWGSPVSAGTFPDDAVLKTLRFWPTRARYVRFRALTEAGGRGPWTSAAEVTPLGWA; encoded by the coding sequence GTGCGCCGTCGTACCCTGCTGAAGGCCGCTGGTGCGGCTTCCGCCTTCACCTTGCTCCCGGAGAGTGTCCGGCAGGCACTCGCCGCCGACGCCCCGACGGGCGGACTCGACGTCATCGAGCACGTCGTGGTCTTCATGCAGGAGAACCGGTCGTTCGACCACTATCTGGGGACCTTGCGCGGCGTCCGGGGTTTCAACGATCCGGCCGCGATCAAACTGCCTTCGGGGGCATCGGTCTTCCAGCAGCCGGACGGCGGGGGCACGCTGCTTCCCTACGCGATCGACGATCAGTTCATGGCCGACGTCGACCACAGCTGGTCCGGCGGGCACCGGGCGTGGAACAAGGGCCGCCACGACGCGTGGCGCGCGGCCAAGGGCGTCCGCTCGCTGACCTATCACACCCGGTCGGCGCTGCGGTTCTACCACGAGCTCGCCGACGCTTTCACCGTCTGCGACGCCTACCACTGTTCGGAACTGGGCCCCACCAACCCGAACCGGTTGTACCTGTTCACCGGCAAACTCGGGTTCGAACCGGACGGCACCACCCGCGCCATCGGCAACGACGCCTGGCAGAACCCCGGGCACACCGGCTACACCTGGAAGACCTACGCCGAGCGCCTCCAGGCCGCGGGCCGCAGCTGGCGGGTCTATCAGGAATGGGACAACTACGGCGACAATTCGCTGGACTACTTCAGCAGTTTCCTCGCCGTCGGCGCCAAGGCGCTGTCGAAGGTGAAGGACTCCTCCGGCAAGGCCTTCCCGAAGCTGGAGTACCTCTACTACGCCCTCGATTCGGCCTCGGCCGCCGAACGGACCCGGTTGCTCGACGGACTGGCGGCGGGCGTGGCGACCTTGACCGCGGGCGAGCGCGCGCTCTACGACCGCGGGCTGGCCCGTGTCGCGCCGAAGCAGTTGTTGAACGCCTTCAAAGCCGACGTCGACGCGGGCAGGCTCCCGTCGGTGTCCTGGATCGTCGCGCCGGAATCGCAGACCGAGCATCCCGCCTGGGGCCCCAACACCGGCGCGGACCTGGTCAAGTCGATCCTCGACACGATCGCCTCCAAGCCCGGGGTGTGGAACAAGACTCTGTTCCTGCTGACCTACGACGAGGACGGCGGCTTCTTCGACCACATGCCGCCGCCGGCGCCGCCCGCCTCCGACGACGAAGGCAAGAGTTCCGTGGCCACGACCGACGAGTTCGTCTCCGGCGAGCCGATCGGACTGGGCGTGCGGGTGCCGATGTTCGTCATCTCACCGTGGAGCCGGGGCGGGAAGGTCTGCTCGGAGGTCTTCGACCATACGTCCGTGCTGCGGTTCCTGGAACGGTGGAGCGGCGTCGGCGAACCGAACATCTCGCCGTGGCGGCGCACCGTCTGCGGTGACCTGACCTCGGCGCTGGACACCACCGCGCCGAGCGCCACCTATCCGGCGCTGACCAAACCGGTGCCGACGAGCGGACCGTGGAACACCCAGCCGCAGCCGCCTTCCGTGCAGAAGCCCCCGATACCGGAGAGCGGGGTCAAGACGGCGCGGCCGTTGCCCTATCAGGTGACGGCGTCGGGCCGGGTGACGGCGGAGCGGTTCTGGATCGACTTCGGCAACACCGGAGCCGCGGGCGCGCATTTCTACGTCTACGCCACCGCGCATCGGACCGACGGACCGTGGCGCTACACCGTCGGCGCCGGGGCGTCCCTCTCGGATTATTGGCAGGCGGGTTCGCCGGACGGCGCGTACGACCTCACCACGCACGGCCCCAACGGTTTCCTGCGGCGGTTCGCCGGTAACCGGATCACCGCGACCACCGGGGGCAAACCGAATCCGGAGGTCGTGCTGCGACCGGGTCCCGGCGTCGTGTACCTGAAGATGACCAACGCCGGCGCCGCGTGTCAGCTGACCGTGCGCACCGGCAACCGGGGTGGCGGGCCGTGGACGTACTCGGTCGCCCCCGGTGCGACGGTCGAAGACTGGTTCAGCACCGAAGGCGGCATGAGCGGCTGGTACGACCTGAGCGTTCAGGGGCCCGACGGCTTCCTTCGCCGCTTCGCGGGCCATGTCGAGACCGGCGCCGAGACCATCAGCGACCCGGTCATGGGCTCAGGGCCGCTCGCGGCCACGGTCCGCTCGGCCGACAGTCAGGAGACTTCGGGGGAGTCCGGCGCGGCCACGAACGCCGTCGACGGCAACCCGGCCACCCATTGGCACACCAAGTGGTCCGGCGGGGAGGACCCGCTGCCCCACGAACTGCAGCTCGACCTGGGCGCGGCCCGCACCGTCACCGGCCTGACCTATCTGCCGCGCCAGGACGGCTCCGCTCACGGCCGTGTCGGCGGCTACGAGATCCATCTGAGCACCGATGGTTCGGCCTGGGGAAGCCCGGTCTCCGCTGGGACCTTCCCCGACGACGCCGTCCTGAAGACTCTGCGGTTCTGGCCGACGCGGGCCCGCTATGTTCGCTTCCGTGCCCTCACCGAGGCGGGCGGACGCGGCCCGTGGACGTCGGCGGCGGAGGTGACCCCGCTCGGCTGGGCTTGA
- a CDS encoding MarR family winged helix-turn-helix transcriptional regulator has translation MADAVDAVIGLWRHERPDLEDKLWPAEVIGRIQRLSRILEKKLKEFNAEHGLESWEFDVLTTLRRSGEAGGLTPGALLKAAMVTSGAITNRIDRMETKGLVERVRDSDDRRSVKIRLTDKGRQVVNEVFVLHLENEAGLLPDLDPARWAELIGGLRLLLEHFGDTSLE, from the coding sequence GCCGGACCTCGAGGACAAGCTTTGGCCCGCCGAGGTGATCGGGCGCATCCAGCGGCTTTCCCGGATCCTCGAGAAGAAGCTCAAGGAGTTCAACGCCGAGCACGGCCTGGAGTCGTGGGAGTTCGACGTCCTCACCACACTTCGCCGCTCCGGGGAGGCCGGCGGCTTGACGCCGGGAGCGCTCCTCAAGGCCGCGATGGTCACCTCGGGGGCGATCACGAATCGCATCGACCGCATGGAGACCAAGGGCCTGGTCGAACGGGTGCGCGACAGCGACGACCGCCGGTCGGTCAAGATCCGGCTGACCGACAAGGGACGGCAGGTCGTCAACGAGGTTTTCGTGCTGCACCTGGAAAACGAGGCCGGGCTGCTGCCCGACCTCGACCCGGCGCGGTGGGCCGAACTGATCGGCGGCCTGCGGCTGCTGCTCGAACACTTCGGCGACACGTCATTGGAGTGA